One Rhodospirillaceae bacterium genomic region harbors:
- a CDS encoding NUDIX hydrolase — translation MXGPIVSLHWXRFSYAVFCRSVALVVSYLDWWLFYLTNQCNYLNMASTLRPKDAATLVLIKNPGIAPEVLLGQRHGGHAFMPNRYVFPGGRVDPLDSRVVPATNLTRDVAHQLEKNCSPARARALAVAAVRETYEETGLMLAGEMPDGVLTSRHGSWSAFAKQGVGPALANLDYICRAITPPGRSRRFHARFFMVDAIHARGQIKGSGELLDIGWVPLEEAAKLPIPSVTGLVLKEVISLISNPPPRNKSRATPVYQRRYGQDSIRRE, via the coding sequence ATGNTAGGNCCCATTGTCTCTCTACATTGGNATCGTTTTTCCTATGCAGTATTCTGTCGCAGTGTCGCTTTAGTCGTAAGCTACTTAGACTGGTGGCTATTTTATTTAACCAACCAATGTAATTATTTGAATATGGCTTCAACACTCCGACCAAAAGATGCTGCAACGCTTGTGCTTATAAAGAATCCGGGGATTGCACCAGAGGTCTTGCTTGGTCAAAGACATGGTGGGCATGCATTTATGCCCAACCGGTATGTATTTCCGGGCGGACGGGTTGATCCATTGGACAGTAGGGTAGTGCCTGCAACTAATCTCACGCGAGATGTTGCTCATCAATTGGAAAAAAATTGTAGTCCAGCCCGTGCCCGTGCCCTTGCTGTAGCTGCTGTTCGTGAAACGTACGAGGAGACAGGGCTTATGTTGGCGGGCGAGATGCCTGATGGCGTGTTGACTAGTAGGCATGGGTCATGGTCGGCTTTTGCCAAGCAGGGAGTTGGCCCGGCGCTTGCTAATCTTGACTATATTTGCAGGGCAATAACACCTCCTGGACGATCAAGGAGATTTCACGCAAGATTTTTTATGGTAGATGCAATCCATGCGCGGGGCCAAATTAAGGGTAGCGGGGAGCTATTGGATATTGGATGGGTGCCATTGGAGGAAGCAGCAAAACTGCCTATTCCATCAGTGACTGGTCTGGTCCTTAAAGAGGTGATTAGCTTAATTTCTAATCCTCCACCTCGCAATAAATCCCGAGCCACACCAGTCTATCAACGTCGGTATGGGCAGGATTCAATCCGTCGCGAGTGA